Proteins co-encoded in one Medicago truncatula cultivar Jemalong A17 chromosome 8, MtrunA17r5.0-ANR, whole genome shotgun sequence genomic window:
- the LOC11425229 gene encoding two-component response regulator 24, whose product MASPSQNFASKLTALVVDDDAMTRRIHQMTLSNLGVNNTCVKNGKEAVEIHQYGKKFDLILMDKDMPEMNGTEATKQLRLMGISSTIVGVSSHSMEEKEIVVKFMEAGLDEYLEKPLDKAKLNSILHAVEKIKEKENSIPHKIE is encoded by the exons ATGGCATCACCATCTCAAAACTTTGCATCCAAGTTAACAGCACTTGTTGTGGATGATGATGCAATGACCCGAAGAATTCATCAAATGACGTTGAGTAACTTAGGAGTTAACAACACTTGTGTGAAAAACGGAAAAGAAGCAGTGGAAATTCATCAGTATGGTAAAAAATTTGACCTAATCCTGATGGATAAGGATATGCCTGAGATGAATGGAACTGAG GCAACAAAGCAACTACGCTTGATGGGGATATCTAGCACCATTGTTGGTGTATCTTCACACTCTATGGAAGAGAAGGAAATAGTGGTAAAATTTATGGAAGCAGGACTCGACGAATATCTAGAGAAACCATTGGATAAGGCAAAACTCAATTCCATTCTTCATGccgttgaaaaaataaaagaaaaagaaaattccaTTCCTCACAAGATTGAATGA